The DNA window TTGAAGAGGCAAAAAAGGTCAAGGGAATCCCGACCATAATAATAGCAAGGACAATTAAAGGCAAAGGCGTGTCGTTTATGGAAAGAAAAGTTGAATATCACGGAGCCGCGCCCAACGAGGCAGAGACAGAAAAAGCCCTTAATGAACTTGGAGGGTGCAAATGCAAATGAGCGCAAAACCCACATCAATGAGAAATACATACGGCGACACGCTGGCAAAGCTTGGCGCGACGCATAAGAATCTGGTTGTATTGGACGCGGACCTTGCAAAGTCCACGCAGACCGCGCGTTTTGGAAAAGTTTATCCTGAAAGATTTTTTGATATGGGAATCGCGGAACAGGATTTAATGGGAACAGCCGCGGGCCTTGCGGCATCCGGAATGTCCGTTTTTGCTTCCACCTTTGCCATGTTCGGTTCCGGAAGGCCATGGGAACAGATAAGAAATTCCATCTGCTATCCGAACTTACCTGTAAAAATAGCTGTGACGCACGCGGGAATATCCGTGGGCGAAGACGGCCCCACGCACCAGGCGTGCGAGGACATTGCCATAATGAGGGCAATACCTAATATGAAAGTAATTGCGCCGGCCGACTCTGTTGAAGCGGAAAAAATAGTTGAATACCTTGCGGATTATTACGATTCGCCGGTGTATTTAAGGCTGGCAAGGATGAACACGCCGGTGGTATTTGATTCAAATTATAAGTTTGAATTTGGAAAAGGAATAATCGCGGAAGAAGGCAAAGATATAACCGTTATCAGCACCGGTGTTATGTTGTTCAAAGCGCTTGAAGCGAATAAGCTGCTTGCGTCAGAAGGTATATCCGCGGAGATAATACACATGCCGTCAATTAAACCCATAGACGCGAAGATGATTATTCAGTCCGCGGGAAAGACGCGCAATGTGATAACAATAGAAGAACACAGCATAATAGGCGGGCTTGGTTCCGCCGTGTGTGAAGTGCTTTCGGAAAATCTGCCTGTAAGGGTAAAAAGAATAGGTATGATGGACATGTTCGCGGAATCCGGCGAACCGGAAGCATTATTTAATAAATACGGTTTATCAGGCAATAATATAGCTGCAGAAGCAAAAAAACTGCTTAACAGATAAAATAGAAATAATTATATAAGGAGGAAATTTGATGAGAAAGATTCAGTTTGTTGCTGCTTTAACATTCGCGTTATTAATCCTTGCGGTATGGCAGATATGGCCGCCGCTGGACGTAAAGGACGCGGAAGGAAATGTCACTAAAAAAGGAAGTATAAAACTTGGGCTTGACCTTCAGGGCGGCATGCTTTTAAAGCTTGCCGTGGATGAAACCAAGCTGCCGGAAAACATAAAACTTGAAGAAGCCGTGTCGCGTGCCCTTGAAATTTTAAGGAACAGGATTGACGCGCTTGGAGTGGCAGAACCTTTAATTCAAAGGGAAGGCGATAAGTATATTGTTATCCAGCTTCCGGGTATTAAAGATACAAACCGCGCGCTTGATATCATAGGCAAGACCGCGCTTCTTGAATTCAAGCTTGTAAGTGAAAGGTATAAAGTAACGGAAATGACGGATGTTGACGGAAATATTGACCCTGCAAAAGTACCGGCAGAAGTAATGGTGCTGGAAGGCAAGGAAGGCGAACGCTATGTTATAGAAAAAAAAGATTTAATTACCGGTGCTGACCTTGTTGACGCGAAAGTGCAGATGGGACAGTACGGAGAGCCTGTTGTAGGATTTAAATTATCACCCGCGGGCGGCAGAAAGTTTGCCGAAATCACGGGCGACAATGTAAACCGAAACCTGGCAATTGTACTGGATGATAAAGTATATTCCGCGCCTGTTATCAAAAGCAGGATAAGCGGCGGCGAAGGCGTTATAGAAGGCAACTTTACAATTGATACTTCAAGGGACCTTGCGCTTATATTAAGGGCCGGCGCCCTGCCTGCCCCTGTCAAGATTGTCAACAAGCAGATAATAGGGCCTTCAATGGGAGCCGACGCTGTTAAAAAAGGTATGATGTCCATGTTTATCGGCGCGATATTGGTTTTAGTTTTCATGGCAATTTATTATGGAATGTCGGGTATCATAGCTGATTTCGCGCTTGCCCTTAATGTTATTTTCATTTTTGGCGTGCTTGCCGCGCTTGACGCCACGCTTACGCTTCCGGGTATCGCGGGTATTACGCTTACTTTGGGTATGGCGGTTGACTCTAATATTTTAATACTTGAAAGAATCAGGGAAGAACTAAGAACAGGAAAGACAATCAGGGCGGCCATTGACGCGGGTTACAATAGGGCGCTTTGGACTATCATTGACTCTCACGTGACTTCGCTTATCACTGCGGCGATATTGTTCCAGTTTGGCACCGGCCCTATCAGGGGATTTGCGGTTACCATGTTCTGGGGTATTACCATAAGCCTCTTCACGGCATTCTTTGTTACAAAGTCTGTTTTTGATTTAAGAAAAAATTATAAAACCTTAAGTATATAAAGGAGTATGAAAAATGATTGAATTGATAAAAAACACAAAGTTTGATTTTATCGGAAAAAGAAAGATCGCGTATGTAATCTCCGCGATACTTCTGCTTAACGGCCTGTTTGGTATTTTTAAGGTTATTACCGGTACCGCGAATATGGGGCTTGATTTTACCGGCGGTTCCACTGTGCAGGTTAAGTTCAGCGCGCCGATGACGGTGGGCACGATAAGGGATGTAATGACTAAAAATGATTTCAGTAAAGCGGTTATTCAGCAGGTGGGCGGCGCTGACAGTAATGAGTTTATGATAAGGATAGGGGTAAAAGACGCGGAAGCAGGACAGGCGGAACAGAAAATTGTGTCCGCGCTTGCCGCAGGGACAGGCGACAAGGCAATTACCGTATCCGGTACAAGTGAAGTGGGGCCTGTAGTATCTTCACAGCTTAAAGAGAAAGCTTTTCTTGCTGTATTCTGGGCGCTTGTGGGTATACTTATATATATATGGATAAGGTTCAAGTTTAAATTCGCGGTAGCGGCCACACTTGCAACTTTCCATGATGTTATTGTTGTTATAGGTATACTTGTCCTGTTTAATAAAGAAATTGACCTTCTGGTTGTAACAGCGCTTTTAACCCTTGCGGGTTATTCGCTGACAGATACGGTTGTTGTATTTGACAGAATAAGGGAAAACATGAAAAACATCCTTAAACAGCCTTTAAATGAAATAATGAATTCCAGCATAAACCAGGTTCTAAGCAGAAGCGTAATAACCGCTTTAACAACCATGTTTGTGGCGGCAGCGCTTTTATTTTATGGCGGCAGCGTGCTCTTTAACTTTTCTTTTTCGTTTGTAATCGGAATAGTGCTTGGTGTTTATTCTTCGGTATTTGTGGCAAGCCCCATGGTATATGACTGGGAAATGTTTGAGAAAAAACACAGGACGGTAAAATAAAAGCGGCTTGCTTTGCCGCTTAAAGGGCTTTGACCGTGCAGATATTTATTATAGCTATTTTGCTTATAATGCAGCCGGCTGTTTATTTTATAAATAACAGCCGCGCTGCTTTTCTTTTTCTGGCGGCATGCAGCGCCGGAATTTTCGCGTGCATGCGGTCAATGGGAATTGACGCGGGGGCTTCCATGATATTTGCTTTCTTTTCTTTTGCCGCTGATCTTTTAATTTTTCGGTGCGACGAAAAATCACCCTGGAGTTTCCGGGATATTCTGCCGTTTCTGCTGTCAGCCGCTGTCATTGTATTTGCGATTTACAGGGGTGCTGCCGGTTTTTTTGCCGGTTATGTCACATTAAGCGGTAATATTCTTTCATCATCGCTGGTGTTTTTATGCCTGTATTCAGCCGGAATGCTGATTAATACTTTAAGGAGTAAAGAATAATGGCTGTTTTTATTGTTATTTTGACGGCTGCAGCCGTGATAAGCGTATATTTTCTTTTTTATAAAGGCGATAAAAAAGGTTTTCTTATTATGTCCGCGCTTATGCTTAAAGCGGGGATTATTTATCTTATACTGGGCGGCGGTATGGCTGTGCAGTATACAGTATTTCTGGCGGGGGTTTTATTCTGTTTTTATTTTATGGCATCAGCGGGCGGCGTTGTGAAAATAAAAAAAGAGTATTATCTGGCTGCGGGCGTCCTGCTTGTGTCGCTTATTTTTTTTAACGGATGCGCGGGCAAGCCGGAAATGCCGGCGGTCACGGGTGAAATTAAACTTGAATTTACCCCGGGTGAAGTTTACGTGTCGCAGGATGATGAACTTATTGTGGGCAGCCTGACCGGAAATACTGTTAAGGTTTTTGGCGGAGATTTGAAGGAAAAATATAAGTTTCAGGCGGGAGGGTATCCCTGCGATATAATAAAACAGGATAAAAAAATAATATCCGCTGACAGGCTGTCCGGAACGGTAACGGTTTATGATACCGTAACAAAAGAAACATACAGTATATCCACCGAAGGGCAGTTTCCTGCCGCGGTTGTATATGACGCTAAAAAAGGGCTTATTTATGCCGCCAACATGGGTTCTTCCAGGATATCCGTGATAGATATCGCGCAGAAAAAAGTGACGGGCAAAATAGAATCGGGCAGATGGCCTTCGGCTCTGTTTTTATCGCCTGACGGTAAGTATCTGTACATTACCTGCAAATACACAAATACAATAGAAGTGGCGGAAACGGAGAAAAGGCAGATTGTTTTTACAAGGGCGCAGACGGGTACGTCGCCTGTGGCGCTGCTGCAGCTGAATAAAAAAGAGCTTGCTGTTGTAAATGAATGGGAATATTCATATAACGGAAAAGGCAGCGTTACTGTATTTGATATGGCGCGATACAGGATTACGGAAAGCATTATTGTTCCGGGCGGCCCTTCGGCAGGGGCGGTTTCCAGAAGCAGAAGGCACATCTTTTTAAGTGTACCTTTAAAAGATGAAGTGGTATCGGTGAATGTTAAAACGGGACAGGCAGAGCATACAATGAAATTTGACGCAGGAACCCTTCCCGGCAATATGGCATTTTCAAAAGACGGAAGAAAACTTTTTGTGGCGTCAAGAAAAGATAATAAAATTGTGATAATACAGGTCAACGGGCTGATATGACGTTTATAGAACGGTATCTTATTTTTCTGCCGCTTATTATTATGTTTTCCGGTTTTTTAATAAGCGTAATGAACGCTAAAATCATGCAAAAAGCGCAAAGCGCTTTTTTTGCGGCCGCGGGAATAATTGCCGCTTATGCGGTGCTGTATACCGCGGGTGCGGACGCTGTTTTCGCGCGTTTTTCACTTTCGTCCATGTCCGCGTCTGCCGCGTGTGTGCTTTTAATAATGGCGGTTCTGTCGGGAAGTAAAGATATAAAAGCCATGTTTCTATTTATGTTTTGCGTTATGGTATCGTTAAATACGCAGACACCTGCTTTAAAAGCTGCGGCTTTTGCCGGAGCGGGTTTTGCGCTTTTATACGCGTCAGGAATTAACAGGGAACTTTCAGCGCAGAAAGCTTTTTATTCTGCCGCTTGCGTGCTGTTTTTAAGCGCGGGTAATACCGTATTTTTTCAAAGTATGGGTTTCTTTTTCGCGCTTGCTTCTTCCAATAGCGCGCTTTTAAGCAATAAAAACGGTTTAACGGAAAAAGGGGCAAAGCCCGAAATGTTAATGGGTATTTATTTTGAACTGATAACCTTAACCGCGCTGGCGGGCCTGCTTAACCCTTATGCGATAGCCGGCGCGCTTATATTTTTTATGGCGGTATCTGTTTACAATACAATCACGCAGGAAAACCGCGGTGAATTCTTCTTTGCGGGGTCAGTGTCAATCCTGTTTTTATTCATGTTTGGAATACTTTTTACCAAAGGCGCGGGTTTAATGTTAAAAGGCGCCGGCGTATATTATGTTCTGATATTTGCCGCTTTTGCGCTTTTAAGCAGGCATAAAGATGCTTCGGGCAATGTAACACAGCTGAAATTCAGGCCGGATGAAATTGTTAAACCGGCGCTTCCTGTAATTATTTCTTTTTTAACCCTGGCAGCGGAAATTTTTGCCTTAAGCGTGATTTTTTTATTTCCTCCGCGGAATCAGTTTCTTCAGATGGCGGGGTATGTTGGAGCGGCTTTATTTTTGGTGAGCGCTGTAAATAATCTTATAATAATACTTGGGGTAATTTCTAAACTTAACCCCGGTTTTATAAAAAATATTTTTATTTCGGCGGATACCTTTAAATTTTTGTTTGTTTCTGTTTCGTTTATCTTTATTTTATACCGCGGAGGGGTGTTGTGAACATGTCGGGAATGCTGATATTCGCCTCTGCGGGCGCGGTTTTTGCAATAGCGGGCGCGGCGGGCGCCGTGCCTGCGGTGTTTTTTGCCGCGTCAGCCGCTGTTATATGCGGGCTGGTATTTGTGTTTTTTGAAGGTGATGACAAATGAACTTGTTATATTTCTTTTCGGTATTTATACTGTTGATAATTCTGTTTTGCATAAGGCAGCTTGGGACGGGGTTTAAGAAGCGTTTTTTAATAAATGATTATGTGCTGACGGTAATTACCGCCGGAATTTTTGCGCTATATTTTACCGGGCAAAGCGCTTATGCGGCTGCTGTATATTCTTTCATTTTCTGCGCGGGCGTTATATTTATTGCCGGTAAAAATGGTGAAAATGAATCAAATGTTTTTATCGCTTTATTGGCGGTAAGCGCTCAGGCCGGTGCGGCATATTATGGAGGCGCGGGGGTTATGGCAGCGTTTATAATTCTGCCTGCCGGTATAATATCCACTGTCTGTTTTGCTTTGCTGGCACAAAACGCGGATAAGAATTTAAACAGTGAAATAACTAAAATATTGATGTATCTGTGGCCTGTGTTTTCTGTTTCAATACCCGCGGCAGGGGAGGCAGTTTTAACTGTTGTAATATCAGCGGTTTTTTATTTTGTACTTTTCCATTATATAAAACTGAAATCAGGTTATTCGCAGCGTATTGGTGCTATATTATTCTTCATTTTTTCGCTTCAGGCGTTGCTGATAATGGTTTTGAAAGGCGTTGCTAATTTTTAAATAGGCTTCAATTTATTAGATAGAGTTAATATGGCCTGCCTATAGAACGTTTCATAATAAAACAAACAAAAAAATAGCATGTTTCAAAATGAAACGCTATTTCTTCTTATCAGAAATAAAACCTTTATAAAATAAGGCAAAAAATTCCGGCATAGCAATTGCTATATATAATAAATGGAAGGATTACAATATTTGATTTTGAACTCTGGAAAAGGAGATGGATAAGATGGGAAAAGTTATCGGAATTGACCTTGGTACCACTAATTCTTGCGTTGCGGTAATGGAAGGAAAAGAACCAAAAGTAATTGTAAATGCGGAAGGCAACAGAACTACGCCGTCGGTTGTGGGTTTTTCAAAAGACGGGGGAAGGGTGGTAGGGCTGCCGGCAAAAAGGCAGGCGGTTGCCAATCCGGAAAATACAATTTTTTCCATCAAGCGTTTTATGGGAAGAAAGCATTCTGAAGTTGGAACGGAAACCAAAGAAGTTCCTTTCCACATAGTCGCGGCAAACAACGGCGACGCGCATGCTGAAGTAATGGGCAAACGTTACAGCCCGCCGGAAATTTCCGCAATGGTGCTTGCAAAGCTTAAAGCCGACGCTGAAAGTTATCTTGGCGAAACTGTAACGCAGGCGGTTATTACGGTGCCGGCGTATTTCAACGATTCGCAGCGTCAGGCTACAAAGGACGCGGGTAAAATTGCGGGCCTGGAAGTATTAAGGATAATTAACGAACCCACCGCGGCTTCTCTTGCTTACGGGCTTGATAAGGCAAAAAATGAAAAGATAGCCGTATATGACCTTGGCGGCGGAACTTTTGATATTTCAATTCTTGAAATAGGCGACGGTGTATTTGAAGTTAAGTCCACAAACGGCGACACGCATCTTGGCGGCGATGACTTTGACCAGGCGATAATGAACTGGATTGCCGAAGAATTTAAAAAAGAAAACGGAATAGATTTAAGGACAGACAGGATGTCCCTGCAGAGATTAAAAGAAGCCGCGGAACGCGCCAAGATAGAGCTTTCATCCACCATGCAGACAGAAATTAACCTTCCTTTTATAACAGCTGACGCAAGCGGGCCAAAGCACCTTGTTATGACAATGACAAGGTCAAAGCTGGAACAGCTTGTGGGTAATTTGGTTGAAAGGACTGTTCAGCCGGTTAAAGACGCGCTTCGCGATGCCGGAATGGAAGCCAAAGACATAGATGAAGTGGTGCTTGTGGGCGGAATGACAAGGATGCCCGCGGTACAGGAAATAGTAAAGAAACTTTTCGGTAAAGACCCGCATAAAGGCGTAAACCCGGATGAAGTCGTGGCGATAGGCGCTGCCATTCAGGCGGGCGTGCTTCAGGGAGAGGTTAAAGACGTGCTTCTGCTTGATGTTACCCCTCTTTCGCTTGGCATTGAAACGCTTGGCGGTGTTTTCACCAGGCTTATTGACAGGAATACCACGATTCCCACAAAAAAATCGGAAGTGTTTTCCACCGCTGCTGATAACCAGACCAGCGTGGAAATACACGTGCTTCAGGGCGAGCGCGACATGGCGTCCGGAAACAAGACAATAGGCCGTTTTCATCTTGACGGCATCCCGCCGGCGCCGCGCGGAATTCCGCAGATTGAAGTTGCGTTTGACATTGACGCCAACGGCATAATCAATGTTTCCGCAAAGGACATGGCGACCAATAAGCAGCAGAAGATAACCATTACGGCGTCTTCCGGGCTTAACAAGGATGAAATTGAAAACATTGTAAAAGACGCGGAAGCGCACAGGTCTGAAGACCAGAAAAAGAAAGAGGCTATTGACACAAAAAATCAGGCTGAATCGCTTGCGTATAACGTGGAAAAATCTCTTAAAGAAGCCGGCGATAAAGTGACAGAACAGGAAAAGAAAGACATAGAGGCCGCGGTGGCATCGCTTAAAGAAAAAGTTAAAAACGAAGCTTCTTCGGAAGACCTGAAAAAATCAATGGAAGAACTTACCAATAAGTTCCATACTGTGGCGCAGAAGATGTACGCGGGCGCACAGCCCGGAGCAGCCGGAGCACCAGGAGCTGAAACCGGAGCTGCAGGAGCAGAAGGCACAGGCGAAAAGAAAGACAAAGACGGTGTTGTTGACGCGGAATATGAAGTTGTGGATGAAGACAAAAAGAAAAAATAGATTTTAATAAAAATTTAAAGGAGGAAACAGAATTATGAAATTAAGGCCGCTTGGGAATCACATCATTGTAAAACCGCTTGAAGAAGAAGAAACAAAGAAAGGCGGAATTATCATTCCGGACACAGCAAAAGAGAAACCTTCAAAGGGCGAAGTTGTTGAAGCAGGCCCGGGAGCAATTATGGAAGACGGAAAAAGGAAGCCTATGGACCTTAAAAAGGGCGACAAAGTCCTTTATTCCAAGTACGGCGGAACAGAAATAAAAATGGATGACAAGGAATATCTTGTAATGACAGACGAAGACGTGCTGGCTGTAATAGAGTAATTAACGATAACAAATTAAAAAATAAAACATTTAATACAGGAGGAAACAGAAAGATGGCAAAACAGATGAAGTTCGGAGAAGACGCAAGAAGGTCCATAAAGGCCGGTATTGACAAAGTGGCCAACGCTGTAAAAGTGACGCTTGGGCCAAGGGGACGCAATGTGGTTCTTGATAAAAAGTACGGCTCGCCTACCATTACAAATGACGGCGTGACCATAGCAAAAGAAGTTGACCTGGAAGACCCTTTTGAAAATATGGGCGCTCAGCTTATTAAAGAAGTTGCAAGCAAAACGTCAGATAACGCCGGCGACGGCACCACGACAGGCACTGTGTTAACACAGGCTATCTTCACAGAAGGGCTTAAGAACATCACAGCGGGAACAAATCCCATGCCGGTTAAAAGGGGAATTGAAAAGGCATCGGCCGCGGTTATCGCGGAACTGAAAAAGATTTCAAAACCGATAAAGGATAAAAAAGAAATAGCGCAGGTTGCCACAATTTCCGCCAATAATGACAGCGAAATAGGCGAAAAGATTGCCAACGCAATGGACAAAGTTGGAAAAGACGGCGTTATAACCGTTGAAGAAGCAAAGGGAATTGAAACACACGTTGACGTGGTGGAAGGCATGCAGTTTGACCAGGGTTACGCTTCTCCGTATTTTGTGACCAATGCCGACAAGATGGTTGCGGAAATGGAAAATGCCTACATTCTTATTCATGACAAAAAGATATCAAACATGAAAGACCTGCTTCCTATACTGCAGGAAGTGGTTCAGCAGAGCAGGCCTATCCTTATAATCTCTGAAGAGGTTGAAGGCGAAGCGCTTGCGACGCTTGTTGTAAATAAAATCCGCGGCACTTTCACATGCGTTGCGGTTAAGGCGCCGGGATTCGGCGACAGAAGAAAGGCAATGCTTGAAGACATAGCCATTCTTACGGGCGGAACAGTAATAAGCGAAGAACTTGGATTAAAACTTGAAAAGGCCACAATAAAAGACCTTGGACAGGCAAAGAAAATAACAGTGGATAAAGACAATACCACAATAGTGGAAGGCGCCGGAGATAAGAAGAAAATAGACGCAAGGGCCGGACAGATTAAGAAACAGATTGAAGAAACAACTTCTGATTACGACAGGGAAAAACTTCAGGAAAGGCTTGCCAAGATAGCGGGCGGAGTTGCGGTAATTAACGTGGGCGCCGCGACAGAAACAGAGATGAAAGAAAAGAAAGCGCGCGTTGAAGACGCGCTTCACGCCACAAGGGCGGCTGTTGAAGAAGGAATAGTACCGGGCGGCGGCGTCGCGCTTTTAAGATGCTCGCAGGTGCTGGATACTTTAAACCTTTCAGACGCGGAAGAAGCAATAGGCGTGAAGATTATTAAGCAGGCGCTGGAAGCCCCTATAAGGCAGATTGCGGCCAACGCGGGTTTTGAAGGCTCCATCATTATTGACAGGGTATTAAAAGAAAAAGATTCAAGCATGGGCTTTGACGCCAATGACGGGCAGATTAAGGACCTTGTAAAGGCCGGAATTATCGACCCTACAAAGGTAACGCGCTCCGCGTTACAGAACGCAGCTTCAATCTCCGCGCTGCTGTTAACAACCGAATCAATGATAACAGACATCCCCGAGAAGAAAGAACATTCACCTATGCCGGGCGGCATGGGCGGAATGGGCGGCGGAATGGATATGATGTAAGCGGAACGCTTGCCGAAGCAAAGCCGAAAGGCTGCAGCTGAGGCTTAGCGGCGCTTACTCAGGTGGAATGCCGAAGGCTGACGCCTGAGTTAATGAAATAGATTTTATTTATCCCCGGAGCCATTATAATTAACTTATGGCGAAGCGGGATGGTTTAAAAGATTACATATTGCTGACCGCGGCCTTGAAAAAGGCCGCGGCATGCAATGTGCAGTCGTTCTATTTTGTGTTCTTTGATAAATATTTAAGTGTAATAATTACACGCGCCGGATATATTTTTTTATGCCTCCTGCAAATTGGTATGCTTGCAGTCATGAAAGCTTGAAAATTTCAGTAAGTTTATTCGTTGGCATACGCTTACTCCCGACAGGTACGGATTTGCCGGCGCTGCATTAAATCCGGATTTCGGGGGATACAGGGAACTTGGGCAGGAGTCATAAAAAAATACACCCGGCGCGTGTTTAAGTTTTATTTTAATGTATACTTTTTGTATTACGGCATTTACACCACGGTTTTATCAGGGCGAAGTTTGTACTTTAAGACAGGCGCAAATTCAGAAAGAAAAGGTGTCTTATATGCAGTTAAAAGATTATTATAAAGTGCTTGGGTTAACCGACAAAGCTGGCGATGATGATATAAAAAAAGCATTCCGCCAGCTTGCAAAAAAATATCATCCTGACGCGCATCCCGGCGACAAAGCCGCGGAAGAGCGCTTTAAAGAGATAAGTGAAGCGTATGAAGTGCTTTCCAACACTGAAAAAAAAGCTCAGTATGAAAAATTAAAACAGGCGCAGGCGGGCGGCTATGATTTTTCCAATATGGGACGCGGCGGACAGAATGGTAATTATCAGGGGAATGTGGATTTTTCATCAATTTTTGGCGATATGTTCGGGCAGAACCGCTCCGGCGGATTTTCTGATATTTTTGATATGTTCTTTGAAAACGGGCAGCGAGGCAGAGGGCAAAGCCGCGGCAGGTCAGCCGCCCCGCAAAAAGGCGATGATGTAAACATAAGAATAAAAATTCCTTTTGACCTGTCTTTAAAAGGCGGCGAAACTATTGTAAAAGTACCCCGTGCTTCGCAGTGCACATTGTGCGGCGGCACCGGTGCTGCGCCCGGCACAGGCGTGCAGCAGTGCCCCACATGCAATGGCAGCGGAAGCATACATTTTTCACAGGGCGGTTTTATGATAAATAAACCCTGCCCCAATTGTGACGGAAGAGGCACCGTGATTAAAACCCCATGCATAAAATGCGCCGGTACGGGCAGTGAAAAAGAGATAGAAAAAATAAGGATAAAAATACCGCAGGGCGTGACTGACGGGACAAAGTTAAAAATAAGCGGGCACGGCGATTATGGCAAAGGCGGCCGCGGTGATTTGTATGTGATTTTTGGCGTTGAAGAAAGCGCGCAGTTTGAACGCAGGGGCGACGACCTTTATTACGGCGCGTCAATAAATCTTGCGCAGGCGGCTTTGGGTTCAGAAATTGAAATACCTCTTACGGACGGCGCGGTAAAGGTAAAAATTCCCGCAGGCACTCAGCCGGGGTCGGCGCAAAAAATAAAAGGAAAGGGCGCCAAGAATATAAAGACGGGTAAAAACGGCGACCTTATTATTGTTATAAACGTGGAAATTCCCTTGAAGTTAAATGATAAAGAAAAAAAGCTTATACAGGAACTTGCAAAATTAAAAGATATGAAGTACTGAAAACGCTTAAGGGGAGAGGCCATGATAGAACTTGTCAATGTAAGCAAAAAATTCGGCGGTAAAACTGTGGTGGATGGCGTCACCTTTACCGTTAACAAGGGTGAAATTATAGGTTTTCTTGGGCCTAACGGCGCGGGCAAAACCACCACTATGAGGATGATTACAGGTTTTTTTCCGCCGTCAGCGGGAACTGTAAAAGTGGCGGGTTATGATATCACCAAAGAACCCATAAAGGTAAAAGAGCAGATTGGATACATGCCTGAAAACGTACCGCTTTACAAAGAGTTGTCTGTAAGTGATTATTTGAAATTTATAGCTGATATAAAA is part of the Candidatus Goldiibacteriota bacterium genome and encodes:
- the groL gene encoding chaperonin GroEL (60 kDa chaperone family; promotes refolding of misfolded polypeptides especially under stressful conditions; forms two stacked rings of heptamers to form a barrel-shaped 14mer; ends can be capped by GroES; misfolded proteins enter the barrel where they are refolded when GroES binds); this translates as MAKQMKFGEDARRSIKAGIDKVANAVKVTLGPRGRNVVLDKKYGSPTITNDGVTIAKEVDLEDPFENMGAQLIKEVASKTSDNAGDGTTTGTVLTQAIFTEGLKNITAGTNPMPVKRGIEKASAAVIAELKKISKPIKDKKEIAQVATISANNDSEIGEKIANAMDKVGKDGVITVEEAKGIETHVDVVEGMQFDQGYASPYFVTNADKMVAEMENAYILIHDKKISNMKDLLPILQEVVQQSRPILIISEEVEGEALATLVVNKIRGTFTCVAVKAPGFGDRRKAMLEDIAILTGGTVISEELGLKLEKATIKDLGQAKKITVDKDNTTIVEGAGDKKKIDARAGQIKKQIEETTSDYDREKLQERLAKIAGGVAVINVGAATETEMKEKKARVEDALHATRAAVEEGIVPGGGVALLRCSQVLDTLNLSDAEEAIGVKIIKQALEAPIRQIAANAGFEGSIIIDRVLKEKDSSMGFDANDGQIKDLVKAGIIDPTKVTRSALQNAASISALLLTTESMITDIPEKKEHSPMPGGMGGMGGGMDMM
- a CDS encoding J domain-containing protein; this translates as MQLKDYYKVLGLTDKAGDDDIKKAFRQLAKKYHPDAHPGDKAAEERFKEISEAYEVLSNTEKKAQYEKLKQAQAGGYDFSNMGRGGQNGNYQGNVDFSSIFGDMFGQNRSGGFSDIFDMFFENGQRGRGQSRGRSAAPQKGDDVNIRIKIPFDLSLKGGETIVKVPRASQCTLCGGTGAAPGTGVQQCPTCNGSGSIHFSQGGFMINKPCPNCDGRGTVIKTPCIKCAGTGSEKEIEKIRIKIPQGVTDGTKLKISGHGDYGKGGRGDLYVIFGVEESAQFERRGDDLYYGASINLAQAALGSEIEIPLTDGAVKVKIPAGTQPGSAQKIKGKGAKNIKTGKNGDLIIVINVEIPLKLNDKEKKLIQELAKLKDMKY